The sequence below is a genomic window from Gossypium hirsutum isolate 1008001.06 chromosome A11, Gossypium_hirsutum_v2.1, whole genome shotgun sequence.
CGTATGCGTTCTCCGAATCCAACTTAATAGCCATCCAATTTCTCCCCTTCTGATTGCACCGCATAGAATGAATAACTTCTTGCGCTAAGATAATGTTATCAGATATGTTCTGACCTCCTGAGAGATTAGTTTTAGAAAAATCACTTTAAACCGGTTTGCAATCACTTTCATCACCAACTTATAAAGAACAAAACACAAGCTAACAAGTCGAAATTGACTAAAATCTAATACAAATTTTAAGACTCATGAGTTACATATTTTAAGATGAGTTAATATGTATGCTAACCTTTTAAatgtcatttaaaaataaaataaaatacttgaatttgcaaaattaaaaataattaataagtatttttatttttttcctgaGTAGATTTTGTGTAGAATCAATTTGTAAATTACGATATCctaacaattttattaaatacatcatttaaaaaaacaaaaaataattttaacaattttattaaatacaccattttaaaaataaaaaataaattttatggaaATTTAAGGAACCATTAATCATGATATTACCTAGAGTTGCCCATGGGTTTGGTTGGGTTGGACCGATGACTGgttttaaaaacatgttttatGTTGAGTCCCATTTCACTCAAAAAGCATATTTTagtattcaaaaaaataatttatatttttatatttaaatttaaatttttaaaatattttttattatataaattagagTTGGGCTGGGTCAGTCAActcaaagtataaaaatatttgtcCAAGTTTGACCCAAGTCGCATCGAGCCTACTGGGTTGGATGGGCTACTAAACTTTTGGAAAAGTCTACTAACAACTATTTTTAATTGTCATCTTGTTCGAATTGGGATgatatttgattaaaatttaaaatttaaaattagttcaaatttgagaaaaaaagggATATTTGGATTTCTTTTAATCACTTGGTGATTGACCTTCAATATTCTGCATACTTTTCCTTCTTGAAAGACATACTTCCTTTTTGAAAGAGTCAGCTGACAATGGTTTCGTGAGTGCATTGCcacttgattttgagttgaaCATATTAACCTATATCTATGATTAAGTATTTTCTCCTTCAAGAAATGTAAACTCATATCAATGTGTTCCGCCTTTGCATGTAACACCGGATTTGCTGCCAAGTAAACTGTAGTGGTATTGTCACACTAAATCCTAGATAGTTTACACCCAAGTCAATGATTTTAGCGATATCATTTCAGATGTAGCATCAGTAAGAACACAATGCTCTTCCACTGTCTAACGACCATGTTTTGATTTAGAGTTAGGTACAGTGATGGACCGGGTCAGGAAATAGtggagaaattttgaaatttactaaataggatttttagtattaaattagAAAGTATTTAGACCTGACAAgagattagaaaatatttttgagatagAAAAGATTTAAATAGAGgcttagactaaattgaaagagtataaaaattattatggTGTAAATAGGAATTTAGAAAGTTAGGAGATACATAGTGGTAGTAGAAAGGAAGGAATGATTAAGAAAAAATTTAACCAAGTGAAGTATGAGTCATTCTAGGAATTATAAAAGATGAAttgggataaaatggtaaatagccAAGTAGATATGTTAAGGTGTAATGATGATGGGTAAAAGCGTAAAAATGGATAACTTGAGGACTTATTAGCAGATTgatcatttaataaaaatgtaaGATATTTTTAATGGAAATGTGTAGAACAGTGGAGAAAAGatgaaagatatcatcttttcccAACTTACCAAACCGTTACTCACCCCCCCCCAAATCCATCcaacttttcttttgtttccttcCATGTCCTTTCTCCATTGTCGAACCATCCAAGCTTCAAAccttcatttttctttgaaatttctttAGTAAAAGTTAAAAAGAAGACTAGTGAGCAACTTTATTTCATGAGGAAACTTCCATAGATGGGTTAAAAGAGATAAATACAtgagttagggttttgggttttcaaaaagGTCAAGGTAAGAATGATGGAAATTCTCATAGcatacatgtttattttcataATCTAGCATAGAAGAGTtatttgattttagttttaacttataaatgttatatgttgttatgaaattgaagaaaaaagagaagaagttTGAGGACAAAAGtgaagggaaaggaaaagaagtGGCCAATgagtagaagagaagaaaaacttGTCATCCAAATTTTGGTTGTAAGTACTTCAAGTAGTAATTTTGTTTAGgttatgttaattaaataattatgttaattaagtagttcaattactaaattaatgATATCATAATAAGTATTTAGTAAGGGTAACTAatgtaaatgttatgaattttgacTTTAGTGTACCATTATATGATGTATTGTGGTGAtaatgaaaaaagactaaattgaaagaaattaaaatatgctATGATCTTATGAATATATGAAAAGAGAGTTTAAATGAAGTGACATATAAATTATAGTGTTGTATGTGGTAAAAATGAAGAGAATTTACAAGTTTTAGTGTTACtattgtgataaggactaaatcgtgaaaaatacaaagttatattattttctgTCAAGTGAATGAacaaagaaaaattaataataagaaaAGCCCATATAGACGAGTTCCGAACTATTGGGATATTGATGGCATACCATTAAGGAAAAATTAGCGCGCTTATCGTATTATTTGGCACTTCGGTGcttattgttgtaaaatttgcaCTTTGGTGCTTATCGTAATTATTTTTCACTTTGGTGCTTATCATTATTTTTCACTTTGGTACTTATCGTTATTTGCAATTTGTGTTTAGTGATATATGATATGCATTAACAATGCattatcgatttattttcgtATATCTTAAGTGTTCGACTAGTCTACATTGGGCTACAGTGTCATAATTCGGCTATTATCAATTAATAGGTTACGGTAAGTAATGATAAGtgtgatttttaagaaaaatatattaaaatttagggactaatttgatgtaaattttatgtctataaaatgaatataattttattttatattattattaatggtaaattttaaaaattttgaagtacTTACTAAGTCTTCACAGACTTATCGTGTTATTTCTCTAATGCATAGGTGAAGTAGATCCTGTTGGGCTAATATTGAGGTCGTGTACATCCCATCTCATCACCATTCAAAGAGGCAAGattgtatgtatgaattttggggttagtatggcatgtacataggttgaatGTTAGATGAACTAAAATGCAAACTTTGGAAACCTTGTTATTTTGGTGATCTAATGGCATATTTTGTTAGCTTTTGAAAGGAATTCATAATAGCTTAAcatatgcatgcatatatgatgttattatatagattttgTAGTGAATTTTAATGAGTTTGAGGGTCATTGAATTGGTTTGGAAGTGTTTGAATGTTTTGAATTAGTGCAGGGGGCTTTTTAGCAAAATTTTCCAACTGTTTTTGTGTCATCATAAcccaaggtatcgatacttaaggagaaggtatcgatactttgacccaaaaatcaatttttttgagAAATAGAGAGCAATTTTGTTATCGTTTTTGAGGAGGGTTTCGATATAAGtctaggtatcgatacctaggTCTAAGGTATCAAAACTTGAATTTTTGGATTTTGTGTGGTGGTATAGATGCCTTCAATAAAATATCGATACATTTTgtttaagtatcgatattttgcccttgttttgagtaaaaataaattttaaatcatttccAAACACAAACGAACATCCGTTAATAACCCAGgatgtttatattaataatttttggaTTAAACAAGTTAATACACTATATATGaatgattaaattatacaatatcTAGCCAAAACcgctttggcaccaaatgtaatagtaTTATATTGGGGTCATAAAGTTGGATCAGGTATAGGGATGTTACATTCTGCATTGAATGAGGCattgtttttctctttcttcaacTCCATGAAATCACACTCTTTCATAGATACACACAATATCCTGATGTTGACCTACGATTATTAGAGTCACTCCCTAATCCGCATTAGCAAAGGTGCTTAAGGTCAAGACTTCGGTAGCCTCAAATATCAAGACATGTTGTAATTAGGGTTGATAATGGGTAGGTCAAGTTTTAGGtccattttttaaatttgggtCTGACCTGAAAAATGTTAAATCCGAACTCGACCTGGCTTGACTGTAATAAATTTTTTaggttatatttttatataaaaataaattaagaatataatacatcaaatacattataaatattaaaataaatatttcctagtaaattgaaaatacaaaaaaaaaagtaaaggcaCGTGATTCGGGTCGGGTCAGGCTCGGGCAAAAAATCTGCCAACGACCTAATCCGTTTAGAAAGCgagtttttttttgtccaagtccaTTTTTTGGTCTTATATTTTTGCTCAAATCTTCACACTTTTTGAGTGGGTCTTCAAATCTGGATGGGTGACCTAACTCATGATCAGGTCTAGTGTAATGTCCCCTCAAGTACTATTAAATTCTTTTCAAGGTGGCCCAATTGATTAAATGGATATGACATAATCTAAGCTGTTTTATTAACATTAAAGGTGTGCTTGGTTTAGTGGAAGGACAAATGATGAAAAGAGAgacttgagaaataaaaataaaataaattttaagtgtcTTTGgtagaaaaaaaagagaagaaataaacTAGAGATGTTTATTTTCTATcctaatgtaaaaaaaataaattatttcaaattagaattataagagaagagaaaataagatatacatatatattagttcaaaattattcatttttcgatcgttttatttctttttacttttcaacTCTACTAAACGATGAATGTTAAACGATGAATGGAAATAAAAGTAtcattccttttaaatttttcatcttttcttccaaGCATACTAACAAAAaccaaaattacatttttcatcttttcatttttctaCTCTTTTAATTATCTATCTTTCCAATTTTTTATCTACCCTATCAGACAGAAGCGTAAATGAAATGTGCAGAGTATGATGCAGTGCTCCCAGGATACTCTCCTATATGTCTTAGCATCCTCTAGGAATCCATTAAACTCAGTAAGTTTTGAAGTGGTGGCCATAGGAGATTGATATGGATTTGCATTTAACACATTTACTCCTTGCAGAAGATGCTCTACGTACTTGGGCTGACTCAAGATGATTGCCATCACTCACTTTTTTGGACTTTGAACACTAATAAAACAAtcgttgaaaaaaaaaaacactaataaaacaattaaggtgttgttgaataaatttaaaaaattttaaaaattaagaattaaatatttaatagtaaatttatattaaaaaattagttgatataatagtaaaaaattaagtattgaatataattgtgtttatttgataattgttaatcttaaaattatatattttatgattttaattttattggtataatattatatattgtttTGAAAAAATCTAGATAAAAGTTAAAAACAATAAATGAATATCTCAtgctctttaaaaaaaaatctatttactgacattattcaaatttttttctgaaatatttgtattaaataaattataatatgaattatgaaacactttaaaattttaaatgttcaCACACCAAGTGATAGTCCTTTTAAGGTGACTTTTGTCATGGCAAACAATAGTGAACCCAAGTATTGCGAATGGACAACGAAGACTCAACTTTGAAACTTGACATAAGAAAATTTCaagtttagcaaccaattcagtAACTGCACAGTGCCTTTAGAAGTCTGCACTGGCGGGGAATTCTATTTGATCCCTAGACCTTGAAAACAGAGGTTGCACCATATATGCTAATTTCAGTATAGGTTTGGTGTGTAAATAGAGTTCTGTTGTGTCATCCCTCGGTTGGGCATATTATGTAGATCATTGAATATATATTATCTCTTCGAAGATTCTCTCAATGTGTTTGGATGGTTGCATGTATTGTGCTATTATTTTTATGGTGTGTTTGATCAGAATGCTCTcacaagttattttttattttggtgtgtTTCGATAAAAACTTGTATATCCAAGTCTTGTTTTACTAATGTTATATTGGATTAAATTTTATAACTCTGATAATAACTTACTAATAAAAATGACATATGGTTATGGTACATGTAACCTTTGTAACTCTCTTGTAAATATGCCACTATTCTGAATTTGAAagtaaaatatgttaataatctTGTGTTATGAACAAATGAGCATGTTATTATTATGTTCTTTGAAATTATGAGAATTCTTTTATACTAGTTGTGTTTATTACCATTTAACCTTGTCATGTTTACACTCttattattacatatttatcgttgaaatgtatatatttttgttgGTGTGTTTCCCTTTAGGTAAGATAAGTATGATGAATTTCAATTgaatttactaatatttttatgtttaagtaTTATTATCTTTACACGTagaacttttatttaattttttgaagtCTAGTTTAAGTACGAGTCATCTCATTATTACAACATCttttagaatatgaaattaatatatatatatatataatatgagttTCATATGTCATaagtattttgaaatattaaattgttGAGTTAGAGGCTCATTTAATTGACTTTAACTTTGGTTTTGTATGAACCTTTGTCTATGCATACTCTCTTTGTTGTTTTGGTTTTGATCTAGCAAATCACTGTTTGTTAAACTTATTTTAGATATGTTATGGAAATCTCAAAATCTTTCCAAAATGTTTTTCAATGATTCATGGTTATGAATGGTAAGTTTGAGTTAAGATTTGCatgttttaaatgattatttttagtgttttttggTTGAGTTCTTCTTAATAAGAGGTATTTTGATGTGCTTTCAACTTAAATTTTTTGATCTCTTCATTAGATAAAATTAATGGTACAtaccattatttttaaaaaaaattaggagaTTAGCCCagtaaaaacatattttataagatgtgtttttgaaaaacactttatACAAAATACGTTTTTTCTTAACATATCTATATTTTTAGCTAAATGATTAAAtgcttttgtttttcatttatatGACCCAAAGcttttgtgttttctttttaatttatgttgCTTTCAAgtgtctttttaaaattttaattaataaatatgttGTTTTCaaggttattttatttttatttattttttaattaataatttatttatttatataggcggaataataaaaatataattatataaaaaaatattttgatgtaAACCATTATGTCAaatgtcttttattttttaaaaatatcaactaattttgatataatttttttatatattttttatatgtcaaatatttattttttctatctaCAATGTAATTATGGtagattttaatattataaaataaaataattatttaaaatatttcacatataaaaataaagatatttgAAATActcatttcaaatataattttttttcatttattttgtaggtatgataaattataatattataaaatcaaataattattttaaatataattatttttagtaaatataaattttacatgtgaaatttttatttttcaatccatgTCATGGGCGtgataaattttagtattatatatttctgtatatttattgaaataattcCCATATAAAAGATAATGATATTTgagataataaattaattttataatattagaatttaccATACCCACAATGTaagtagaaaaaaatatttatctgtaaaagattatatataaaggaaaagatataaaaaaattagtgatTATTTGGAAACAAAGTAtaattaaccatatatatatatgtatataatattttaattatataattacatatttattattttatctatataaataaaaaatattaattaaaataaaaacaaagaaacttGAAAGCaacatgaattaaaaagaaacttGAGATAAGATTCAAACTTGGATAGCATGAATGAAAGACACAAGTATTTAACCATTTGGAAAGGAAAAGTGCGTTATATAGGATACGATTTTGCCCCATCATGTGTTTAATTGACAAAACCAACCtacataccaaaattatttttaagggatCAACATTTGTTAAGTGTAGTGATAAGATAGATTGTACTCTTATAGAAAGATGTAAGTTTAAAACTTAGAGATAACATTGTTGGAACGGACCATAAAATAGCCATGAGCTATAAAAAGggcaaaatatataaatagtcaCTTAGGTATAGTTGAAATTACGATTTggtcattaaactttaatttgtcaTTATCGATTTGCAACATCCTGGTCATTGAGCCTTAACTGCCACGTTAAATAATCAttttagacaaaaaaattaagctaaattGTACATCCAATCcctataatttttctttttgaggaGCTCAattacaattttttctttttccttttatttctttattttcccttttttttaagaaAGATTTGAGAAACAAAGGACATTGTATTTTAAGCTTTACATGAATTATAGTAAATTATTCAAACCCTATCAATAAAATTAAACCCAAatgcaatttttaaaaattaaaactcaaaacaaatttaattcatctaaaaatttaaaatttaaacaaattaaaaataaaacctaaatcagatcatgaaattttacttattgtgCTCTCTCATTCTTGCTTTTTCAACTACCTAACTTAAATAAGCTTGAATAGAACTAGTTAACCAAACACAAGTCGGTAACATCTGATCACCTTCAACTTTCTCCGACTTCGGTTGTCAACTTGCTCGTCACCAGTGAGCAAAAAAACTTACAACTAATTGCAAGGGTTGAGTTACTTTGTAAAAGATGAGACTTAAGACAGAAGTGGaaccaaaaaaaagaaaggacCAGATAATAGGAATTGGTAAAATGTGAGAAGAGAACAATATATTTTTCTGTGTATAATATGTGTATGCTTTTAAttcgtttaaaattttaatttttagatgaattaaattttattttgggttttaatttttagaaattttaattgggtttaattttattgattgagcTCAAGTAATTTACTATAAATTATGTatgggttaaaataaaataacatcaatCAACAAACTAAATTTATCTCATTTGCTTCTCAAATCTATCTTTTGTAAAGAAAAAGtggaggaaaataaaaagaataaaataaaaaaaagaaaagaaatagaattaaatttctcaaaaagaAAAAGTAGAAGGACTATATGTGGAAttgaacctaaaatttttgtctaAGATGATTTATCctttagtgatcattttgtaacaaaCTAAAGTTTGgtggctaaaatgtaatttaaatcatatataagtgactatttttatagtttttataaacAATCTAAAGTGactaaactcaatttttttttgaagtgcCATATACCACTATTTTTGCccaaaaagaaaaattacttCTCGtgtaaagtaattaaaatagaaaaacccCTCTTTACTTActgaaaaaatattatatttatccaaAGAAGAAAAAGTTCTCTGGATTCCCTTGCTTAACATTCTCTCCTCTTAGTACTGCAATCTAATACGCATTGTTAAGGTACACTTCATTCTCTGTTTCTCTTTTATCATTGGTATTTGCTTTCTTCTGTTTCTgtcattttaatttcaatcaaTGGCTGATTTCTTCTCTTTAGATTGTTTTGGTTTTGGATGATTCTTTTTATTCGTATATTTTGGGGAAATTATTAACTGTAGAAAGGCCTCTGCTTGTCACTGCTTTCAGCTACCTCAGTTTATGTTTCTTTTGATATCTAGCTTAGCTTATGCTTTATGCTTTTAACACATAAATACAATTACAGTAGGTAAATTAGGGAGacttatatcaagtttatattgttattatatttgattttgcaTTCCCTGTTTTTACTTTCGCAAATTCCCCCCCGTGGTTTCCCCTTTTTCGACAAGATAGTGAGTAAAGGGCTTTTTACCTTTTTTCTCTGATGCGTTGATAAGGCGCGAGTTaggagtttatttatttattttgctcagatactttatttcttttgtgtttCCTTGCCGGTTGTATAGTGCATGATTGTTTCACATGCTTTATTTGtagtgtatgtgtatgtgtatgtgtatgtgtatgtgtatgtgtgtgtgttttgTTTGTTTTAACGCTTATGGTTTTATCTTTGTTTTGGTTGCGTGTATCTTGGGTCTCGATTTATCATATACCTTTTTTATTGATTTGCGCTGTTTACTTCTTTGGGCAGATGAATGTGGAGAGGCTCCAGAAAATGGCTGGTGCAGTCCGCACTGGTGGGAAGGGTAGCATGAGAAGGTATGTTCTTGGTTTGAAATTTCCCTGGATAGGCTAGCTATattatgtttaggtttgtctTGGGAATGTTCAGAAGTAGGAGTTTTCGGAGTGGAGACCAAGCCTTGCACGGCATGTGCAATGAACCCTGTCTGGGATTGTACAAGAATAACTGGCATTGCATTAAATTTAATGATGTGATTTGATGGAGAAGAAGAGAATCTTCAGCGATTTAGATCAGTGTGATCCAGCATTGACTGGTTTGGGCCAAAGGTTAACTGGTTGTTGAGTCCATGATGCATTTTTATGTCATTGCTAATATCGATATAAAAATTTAGACTCAGAGAAGACATTGCTGTCTTGGCTTCAGAGATACTACTTCAAATTGCATAAATGTGGATGCTCAGCTCAATCCAGCATTTCACAGTTTAGTCATAGAGAATATAGTgaactttttttattctttatgtGAAGATATTCTATCTCAATTATACTTTTCTAGGGTCCATTTGAATCTGCCTTCGGAAGAAACCTCCACCATCTCACCTGAGTTGCCTTCTAAATGAGATCCAAATGGACGCCTAATTGTGCGATACATCTCAAGTACAAAAAAGTTCCCCTTCGATAACCTGGGATATGATGCTTTAAGGTTTTGAGCCTTGGGTTTAATGAGTCTTTTTCAAGgttcaaagttttttttattataaattgattttagaaattttcaaaaatcatttgcGTGTTAATATTTGATTGAGAAGTATCAATTTTACAATTTCTCATTGTCGTGtcctaaaacttttaaattttcccATATTCTAATATTTGATTTTGATGCCTCTAATATGTAGTTTGcatattagttattattttgttattttgatttatgttaataacAGGAAGAAAAAGGCTGTCCACAAGACAACTACGACTGATGACAAACGGTTACAGAGCACCCTCAAGAGAATAGGAGTGAATGCGATTCCTGCAATTGAGGAAGTCAACATATTCAAGGATGACGCTGTTATCCAGTTTCTTAATCCAAAAGGTAGATATAGACTTCTATTGTAGTGGACTTATTACCTATACTTTTCTCAAAGGTTTCACATTGCATAATAAACTAGCTTTGTGATGGTCTGTCTTTATATCAGTTCAAGCTTCTATCGCTGCCAACACCTGGGTTGTTAGTGGTTCTCCTCAGACAAAGAGTATGCTGCATCTCTCAACTTTAAAGCCTCTCATAGTTGATATAATCTTATTGCTATTTAC
It includes:
- the LOC107888704 gene encoding nascent polypeptide-associated complex subunit beta isoform X2, with the translated sequence MNVERLQKMAGAVRTGGKGSMRRKKKAVHKTTTTDDKRLQSTLKRIGVNAIPAIEEVNIFKDDAVIQFLNPKVQASIAANTWVVSGSPQTKKLQDILPGIINQLDNLDNLRKLAEQFQKQAPAATGIGTGVTTTQEEEDEEVPDLVPGETFEAAAEEGEAVI
- the LOC107888704 gene encoding nascent polypeptide-associated complex subunit beta isoform X1 produces the protein MNVERLQKMAGAVRTGGKGSMRRKKKAVHKTTTTDDKRLQSTLKRIGVNAIPAIEEVNIFKDDAVIQFLNPKVQASIAANTWVVSGSPQTKKLQDILPGIINQLGPDNLDNLRKLAEQFQKQAPAATGIGTGVTTTQEEEDEEVPDLVPGETFEAAAEEGEAVI